The stretch of DNA CGAGCGTAAGCCCCGCCTCGGCACGAAGCACGCCTGTGCCGGTGTCGAATGCAAGGATGCGATTCGCAAAGCGGGAATTGGCTATTCGATCGGACGCGTTTGCCGGCAGCGACGAGTCGCCGTAGGAACGGCCGAGCCCGCGCGACAACACCGCGCCGCGAGTGAGCGTCTCGAAGTCTTCATCGAGCAACTCGCGCCCGGGTCTCAGGCAACCGGCCCCAGCCGGTGAGAGTGTCCATCACTATCGAACGGCAGACTCCATCAGCGCCCGGGCCTCGGCCGGGTGCCGCTTGCACTCGAGCAGCGCGCTCAGCATCAAAGGCACCACGATCGTGGCGTCAGACTCGATGACAAACATCGGTGTGTCTTCGGTCAGTTTGTCCCAGGTGATTTTTTCATTGGGTGTGGCACCCGAATACGACCCGTAGGACGTGGTGGAATCCGAGATCTGGCAGAAGTACGCCCAGGGCTTGGCCTCACTTTCCATGTCGTACTTCAGCGAGGGCACCACGCAGATCGGAAAGTCGCCCGCGATTCCTCCACCAATCTGGAAGAACCCGACGCCGGCACCTTCAGACAACGCGCCGTATTGATCGTAGAACGCGCCCATGTACTCGATACCCGACTTCGCGATGCTCGCGTTGCAGTCGCCGACCTTCACATGCGCAGCGAAGATATTGCCGAACGTCGAGTCTTCGTATCCGGGCACGACGATGGGCAGATTGGCCTTGGCCGCAGCAAGCAGCCACGACTCCTCTGGGTTGCCCTCGTACAGGTCTTCGCCAATCGTCAGCACGAGCTCGTAGAAGTACTCGTGCCAGAAGCGACGGTCGCCCTTCTCGCTGGCGCGCTTCCACATCGGCACCACGAACTTTTCCACAGCACGGAACGCTTCATCCTCCGGAATGCTCGTGTCGGTGACGCGACGCATACGTTCATTGAGGATCCGGGTGTCGTCCTGCTTCGTGAAATAGCGGTACTCCGGAAAATCCTTGTAGCTGTCGTGGGCCACAAGGCGGAACAACGACTCTTCGAGGTTCGCGCCGGTCACTGAAAGACCGTGCACGAGCCCTTCCCGAATCGCCGGGGCCAGCGTGATGCCCAACTGGGCCGAAGACATCGCGCCGGCCATGGCCCAGAACATCCGGCCGCCGTTGTCGACATGGGTCCAATACGCAATCAAGGCATCGCGCGTGGCCCGGGAGTTGAAGTTCTTGTAGTTCTTGAGCACGAACTCGAGGATGGGGGTCGACATAAAACACCCGAGGGTAGCACCAAGCGGAAAGGGCCGTTGCAATCCGGGGGCACAATACAAGGATGAGCGCGGTTGAGGAGTCGTACCGGACGGCACGCCGCGTCGCTCGTCTGGGAATCGGCGTCAGCGCGTTCCTGGCGCTCAGCAACATCATTGTCGGTCTCTGGGCGCATTCCACATCCGTGCTGGCGATGGGATTCGAATTCGCCGGGGATGTGCTGGCCTCGAGCATTGTCGTCATCGGCATGGGCGTGGCGGCCCGGCCGGCCGACGATGACCATCCGTATGGGCATGGGCGTTTTGAAACGTTGTCGGCCTTCCTGGTGGGCGTGATCCTCGCAGCCGGCGGCGTGATGATTTGTTACCAGTCGCTTCAGGCCATCGGCGCCAGCCATGTACCCCGGGTCGGAGCGCAGTTGTGGCGCTGCTGGTTGCCATCGTTCTTCGTGCTGTCATGTCTTCATGGAAGTTCAGGGTCGGACGCAAGATCCGGAGTTCGGCCCTGGTCGCAGACGCCTGGAACGATGCCGTGGACATCCTGTCGGCCGTGGCGGCTCTGACGGCCGTTGGCCTGGCGATGTACGACCCGGGCCGGTTCCTTGTGGCCGATCACTATGGCGGATTCGTCGTCGGCATCGTGGTGGTCATCACCGGCCTGCGGGTGGTGAAGGGTGCGTCCAGCGAGCTTGTGGACACGATGCCGCCCCAGGAACTGACGGCTGAAGTGATCGCGGTGGCCAAGACGGTGCCTGGTGTGCAAGGCGTCGACAAGATGTTTGCGCGCAAGACCGGACTGCAATATCACATCGACTTGCATATCGAGGTGGACCCGTTGATGACGGTGGCGGCGTCACACGCCGTTGGCGGGCACGTGCGAGCCACCCTCAAGCGGGATTTGCCGTGGGTGGCGGATGTGCTGGTTCACGTTGAACCGTCCAGCGACTGAGCGACGAGCCCACAGTCACGTGGCGCCCACCCTCGGCGCTGTCGCGATGCACGTAGCCGAGCGCCACCACCCGACCGGTGGCTGGTCCAGGCGCTGCACTCGTCACTGCCCCAACCTCGCGGCCCTGATCGAACACCGGAGTGCCGGCATCGGGAACATCCGTCACGTCCGGGTCCGCCAGAAGTTGGACCAGGAGCTTTGCCACGCGTCCACCGCCACGGTGCAGGATGCGAATGATGACCTCCTGGCCTACGTAACAGCCCTTGGTGGTGCTGATGGCGCGGTCGAGAAGGCCGGCCTCAAGCGGGATCGTGTCCGTTGTCATGTCGACACCGAATAGTGGATGCCCGGCCTCGATCCTGAGAGCGTCGAAGATGGTGCCCTGCCCCGCCGTACCGGCGGGTTGCACGTCAACGGCGCCTGCGGCAGTCACTGCGGCCACAGCCGAGTCCCATCGAAGCGTGGGCATCCAGATTTCAAAGTTCGGGAGCGTCACGTCTTCTGTACGGATGACCGTAAGGCCGTCATGCGCGACATGGTCGAGAATCGAGAGTTCCGCAATTCGGGCAGCAGGAATGCCGGTGGCATCGGCCACCACCTGCGCCGCGCGGCCGCCGAATACGCTGAGAGCGCGTGTGTCGCCGGTGTCGTCAACCACCGCGACCTTCTCGGCGAAGATCAGGTGATCGAAGCGGACGGCCAGGCTTGAGGCAAGGCCCGCCGGGACCTCGGCGAGGACACCCTCGGCGACACGTAACAGGCGCATGTCGGTGACCATTCGCCCCTGCGCCGTGAGCCAGGCGGCGTAAACGCCCCGGCCAACAGGCAGGCTTGCGACGTCATTAGTAACTAGAGCGTGCAGGAATGATGCCGCGTCCGGGCCATCGAATCGCAGACGGCCTCGAGCGCTGACGTCGAGCCATCCGGCGCCTGTCGCGATGGTGCGATACTGGGGAGTCATGAAGCAGTGGTTCAGGCATCTTAGCGTTGGGCTTGTGGCGTTCACAATGTGGAGCGCCGTGCCGGCCCGACAATCCGTGGAGGCCGGACAAGAAGACCAGACCGGCGGGGCCGA from Acidobacteriota bacterium encodes:
- a CDS encoding cation diffusion facilitator family transporter, which gives rise to MDILSAVAALTAVGLAMYDPGRFLVADHYGGFVVGIVVVITGLRVVKGASSELVDTMPPQELTAEVIAVAKTVPGVQGVDKMFARKTGLQYHIDLHIEVDPLMTVAASHAVGGHVRATLKRDLPWVADVLVHVEPSSD
- a CDS encoding cation transporter, producing the protein MSAVEESYRTARRVARLGIGVSAFLALSNIIVGLWAHSTSVLAMGFEFAGDVLASSIVVIGMGVAARPADDDHPYGHGRFETLSAFLVGVILAAGGVMICYQSLQAIGASHVPRVGAQLWRCWLPSFFVLSCLHGSSGSDARSGVRPWSQTPGTMPWTSCRPWRL
- a CDS encoding deoxyhypusine synthase family protein — encoded protein: MSTPILEFVLKNYKNFNSRATRDALIAYWTHVDNGGRMFWAMAGAMSSAQLGITLAPAIREGLVHGLSVTGANLEESLFRLVAHDSYKDFPEYRYFTKQDDTRILNERMRRVTDTSIPEDEAFRAVEKFVVPMWKRASEKGDRRFWHEYFYELVLTIGEDLYEGNPEESWLLAAAKANLPIVVPGYEDSTFGNIFAAHVKVGDCNASIAKSGIEYMGAFYDQYGALSEGAGVGFFQIGGGIAGDFPICVVPSLKYDMESEAKPWAYFCQISDSTTSYGSYSGATPNEKITWDKLTEDTPMFVIESDATIVVPLMLSALLECKRHPAEARALMESAVR
- a CDS encoding folate-binding protein YgfZ is translated as MTPQYRTIATGAGWLDVSARGRLRFDGPDAASFLHALVTNDVASLPVGRGVYAAWLTAQGRMVTDMRLLRVAEGVLAEVPAGLASSLAVRFDHLIFAEKVAVVDDTGDTRALSVFGGRAAQVVADATGIPAARIAELSILDHVAHDGLTVIRTEDVTLPNFEIWMPTLRWDSAVAAVTAAGAVDVQPAGTAGQGTIFDALRIEAGHPLFGVDMTTDTIPLEAGLLDRAISTTKGCYVGQEVIIRILHRGGGRVAKLLVQLLADPDVTDVPDAGTPVFDQGREVGAVTSAAPGPATGRVVALGYVHRDSAEGGRHVTVGSSLSRWTVQREPAHPPPTANPA